One genomic window of Sphingobacterium oryzagri includes the following:
- a CDS encoding outer membrane beta-barrel protein encodes MKIFTHLTIGLFSLLLLSGHTAFAQLGAVRGVVRDTMTSQAYQNASVVLLNQTDSFLIADSRTDSKGEFELKSIKPGTYILMASYPKRITYFKEINIALEEVKRYDIALSSLHKVLEEVIVTKDVSRFKMNGDTAEFNASAYNLSENANVEDLVRQFPGIQIDNKGRITAFGKTVEKVLVDGEEFFSEDPVLITRNLKADLIDKVQIYQKQSAQSEFTGIKDDNAAQTINLKLKEDRKNGYFGKLEAGKGTEGFNENQGMFNYFRDKLKAAGYLTVSNTAKIGLDQSAQMSYAEGNDNPIANSLDTWDGSYSEIGLPSTWAAGGHFSDKWRGDRDNFRVNLRSGRMSIDATENNLNIVSAKDRILTSESSKNFNNRIIRHGGDIYSNFTLDSLTSIRINLQLSQVRKRVDEVIDSHTFEDTTRFLNSNLRQYFGDTDLNSLKNEVLFLRKLRRPRRTFSLSLSSIFNKETGEGKLFSETRYNSDYNQEENAKFDQTRTLGSSYSQFSTKISYTEPITTFGTLVFDFGANINVGKSQLLAKDNDSDDIDSLSSSNYQLNRKTFDASVNYVFDKNQIRLVLGGATNISLFSQQNLMITEKSNRKFFNLFPKAEIKWSPKSSTSLSLRYNGQTIQPTLEQLQPLRNNLDPLNVFIGNPTLNQSFSNTVNFDVQDFQTYNMRLFLFGGSMSMIKNPINISTNITSEGVSTYTYVNNPDLNNLRYSGYLNYSVHMKKLDMGFGLNATTTGNIESNFIEGVPNRIKQHVTSATITLTKQKADLYNTWLTLGPNFTSNNSQAASIVNTGWGASLIGDFSLYLPLKMQFNVNFDYLKMASTNYFNDNLDRLLINSYLQKSILKKNNLLLKLSVNDLLNQNVGFSRGAANNIVYQRQFNTIRRYVMVSLAWDFNKTLSSNGK; translated from the coding sequence ATGAAAATATTTACCCATCTTACTATCGGACTTTTCTCTCTGCTATTGCTTTCAGGCCATACTGCTTTTGCTCAGCTTGGTGCTGTTCGTGGAGTAGTAAGAGATACCATGACATCGCAAGCTTACCAGAACGCTTCTGTAGTACTCCTCAACCAAACTGATTCTTTTTTAATTGCGGATTCTAGAACAGATTCAAAGGGCGAATTTGAACTTAAATCAATCAAACCGGGTACGTATATTTTAATGGCTTCATACCCGAAGAGAATTACATATTTCAAGGAGATCAATATTGCTTTGGAAGAAGTTAAGAGGTACGATATCGCCCTTTCTAGTTTGCACAAGGTTCTCGAAGAAGTAATTGTGACAAAAGATGTATCGCGATTTAAAATGAATGGTGATACAGCTGAATTTAATGCGTCAGCATATAATCTATCGGAAAATGCTAATGTCGAAGATCTCGTCAGACAATTTCCAGGTATACAAATCGACAACAAAGGGCGTATTACTGCATTTGGAAAAACGGTTGAAAAAGTTCTGGTTGATGGTGAAGAATTCTTTTCCGAAGATCCAGTACTTATTACTAGAAATCTAAAAGCTGACTTGATTGATAAAGTGCAAATTTATCAAAAGCAAAGTGCCCAATCAGAATTTACTGGTATAAAAGATGATAATGCAGCGCAAACAATTAATTTGAAATTGAAAGAAGATAGAAAGAACGGATATTTTGGGAAATTGGAAGCAGGAAAGGGAACGGAAGGATTTAATGAAAATCAAGGTATGTTTAATTATTTTAGAGATAAGTTAAAAGCTGCAGGATATCTCACGGTTAGTAACACTGCCAAGATCGGGTTAGATCAAAGTGCTCAAATGTCTTACGCTGAAGGTAATGACAATCCAATTGCCAATAGTCTCGATACTTGGGATGGAAGCTATTCAGAAATCGGACTTCCCAGTACATGGGCAGCGGGCGGTCATTTTAGCGACAAGTGGAGGGGGGATAGAGATAATTTTCGAGTAAACTTAAGATCCGGTAGAATGTCAATTGACGCTACTGAAAATAATCTAAACATTGTGAGTGCGAAAGATCGAATTCTGACGAGTGAATCCAGTAAGAATTTTAACAACAGAATAATACGTCATGGAGGAGATATTTACTCAAATTTCACATTGGATTCGCTAACATCTATCAGGATTAACTTACAGCTTTCGCAAGTGAGAAAACGTGTCGACGAAGTAATTGACTCACATACTTTTGAGGATACTACACGATTTCTTAATAGTAATTTGAGACAATATTTTGGAGATACGGATCTTAATAGTTTAAAAAATGAAGTGCTGTTTTTAAGAAAGCTTCGTCGACCTCGTCGTACGTTTTCGCTAAGCTTGAGCTCGATATTTAATAAAGAGACTGGAGAAGGGAAGTTGTTTTCTGAAACTCGTTATAATAGCGATTACAATCAAGAGGAAAATGCGAAATTCGATCAGACACGTACTCTGGGTAGTTCTTATTCTCAGTTCTCAACAAAGATATCATACACAGAACCTATTACTACTTTTGGTACATTGGTTTTTGACTTTGGTGCAAATATTAATGTGGGAAAATCTCAACTCTTAGCTAAAGATAACGATTCAGATGACATAGATAGTTTAAGTAGTAGCAATTACCAATTGAATAGAAAAACATTTGACGCAAGCGTCAACTATGTTTTCGATAAAAATCAAATCCGATTAGTCTTGGGAGGAGCCACTAATATCAGCTTGTTTTCTCAACAGAATTTAATGATTACAGAAAAATCTAATCGTAAATTTTTTAATCTTTTTCCTAAAGCGGAAATCAAATGGTCGCCGAAAAGCTCGACTTCTCTATCCCTAAGATATAACGGGCAGACGATTCAGCCGACACTCGAGCAATTGCAACCATTGCGAAACAACCTAGACCCACTTAACGTTTTTATAGGAAATCCTACACTGAATCAATCCTTTAGTAATACGGTAAATTTTGATGTGCAAGATTTTCAAACGTATAATATGCGACTTTTTTTATTCGGCGGCTCAATGTCAATGATTAAGAACCCAATAAATATTTCTACAAATATAACTTCGGAAGGTGTTAGTACATACACCTATGTCAATAATCCCGATTTAAACAACTTACGTTATTCTGGGTATCTAAATTATTCTGTTCATATGAAAAAACTAGACATGGGCTTTGGTTTGAATGCTACTACAACTGGTAATATAGAATCTAATTTTATAGAGGGCGTACCTAACAGAATAAAGCAACATGTAACAAGCGCAACTATAACCCTAACTAAACAGAAAGCTGATCTTTACAACACTTGGCTGACGCTTGGTCCAAATTTCACATCTAATAACAGTCAAGCGGCGTCCATTGTCAATACCGGCTGGGGGGCTTCGTTAATAGGTGATTTCAGTCTCTACCTTCCCTTAAAAATGCAGTTTAATGTCAATTTTGATTATTTGAAAATGGCGAGTACAAATTATTTTAATGACAATTTGGATA
- a CDS encoding site-specific integrase, producing MLNLTAANVIKGVDGGYWLNTQRKKTDTVVKVPLLPHALALIEKYRTHPKASNERRVFPVISNQRMNGYLKEIADICGITKNLTFHLARHTFATTITLSNGVPIESVSSMLGHTSIRTTQIYAKVVEEKLSKDMFDLRNKMQII from the coding sequence ATGCTTAACCTCACTGCTGCTAATGTTATCAAAGGAGTTGATGGCGGTTACTGGTTGAATACGCAACGTAAAAAAACCGATACCGTGGTAAAAGTTCCGCTTCTCCCACATGCCTTAGCTCTGATTGAAAAATATCGAACGCACCCCAAAGCGTCCAATGAACGGCGTGTATTCCCAGTAATATCCAATCAACGTATGAACGGTTATCTAAAAGAGATTGCTGATATATGCGGGATTACAAAGAACTTGACTTTCCATCTTGCTAGGCATACATTTGCGACTACTATAACACTGAGTAACGGCGTTCCGATAGAATCAGTTAGTAGTATGTTGGGACATACCAGTATAAGAACTACACAAATTTATGCAAAAGTCGTGGAGGAAAAGCTAAGTAAGGACATGTTTGATTTAAGGAATAAGATGCAGATCATATAA
- a CDS encoding DUF1573 domain-containing protein, protein MKRIFLVITITAAFFSFGCENHHSSNTYFLQSKENSVPRAKVDFLNEGRFNFGRLSVGDTLAYAFKIRNIGEVPLIINAADPSCGCTIASFAKKPILPTLSDSIVIRFVPTIDQKGLIHKTITIDSNADTSPNLLVLHGEVI, encoded by the coding sequence ATGAAAAGGATATTTTTAGTGATAACTATTACAGCAGCTTTCTTCAGCTTCGGTTGCGAAAATCACCATTCTAGTAATACCTATTTTTTACAATCAAAAGAAAATTCGGTACCCCGAGCTAAAGTGGATTTTTTAAATGAGGGAAGGTTTAATTTCGGCCGTCTTAGCGTGGGAGATACTTTAGCCTATGCCTTTAAAATTAGAAATATTGGAGAGGTTCCTCTGATCATAAATGCTGCAGATCCTTCCTGTGGCTGTACGATCGCTTCTTTTGCAAAAAAGCCGATCTTGCCTACACTTTCAGATTCAATTGTGATCAGATTTGTGCCAACAATTGATCAAAAGGGGTTAATACATAAAACAATTACTATCGATTCAAATGCGGACACTTCTCCCAATTTACTAGTACTACATGGCGAAGTTATCTAA
- a CDS encoding O-antigen ligase family protein, whose product MALFIIVPNIYSLDIYNGIVSEKIFVFIFLTAILLPLSLLRVSRCSVIEVNTFDVLAFLIVLGVLFNKVLRIDSSESNLEILELLTLLICYFVLRMMNGIAGYNYIHVAIVIAALLQCYMGIAQYRGAMQSLNSYASATGSFFNSGPYAGFLIASTPFSILVAFKGMTKNTLFENTWKRYIALGICYLLLFCILLIVPSLGSRASLIGLIAIFALIYRNDIKTYFFEGKYKKIILCLALALGVLSFSAVLYFKSGSTVGRAMILKNSFNMFLDSPVWGVGLGEFKNNYMLYQAEGFSRESLLNSKESADNVVYAFNDPLQFIVENGIIIGFVVLFWILGILKNNDHSDFFVLVSFLGAITILVFSLFSYVSDILPLKLLLLFYLTSLINVKSQLKWMIDICKVKKIIVPFTAILIVGTGTLLYFTVLYRQTFKVWEAAKKKYQYGFYAEAAANYKMLLSDLDENPRFLTEYGKCAYFLKDYDLSVQLLEKARSYTSNTVIETSLGDVYKALKRYSEAEQCYLLALKMRPHSFYNAYLLLDLSQSIGDVKKSKKYASIILDTPVKISSPAVKEIRNRAISIIDTKNN is encoded by the coding sequence ATGGCACTTTTTATCATCGTTCCCAATATCTATTCTCTTGATATTTACAATGGAATTGTATCCGAAAAGATATTTGTGTTTATCTTCCTAACAGCGATATTACTTCCTCTTTCATTATTAAGGGTAAGTAGATGTTCTGTAATAGAAGTAAATACATTTGATGTTTTAGCTTTTTTGATTGTCCTAGGAGTACTCTTTAATAAAGTACTTAGAATCGATAGTTCTGAGTCGAATTTGGAAATACTTGAATTGTTAACGCTACTTATTTGCTATTTCGTTCTTCGAATGATGAATGGAATAGCGGGATATAATTATATTCATGTTGCGATAGTAATAGCTGCTCTGCTTCAATGTTATATGGGGATAGCCCAATACAGAGGAGCAATGCAATCATTGAATTCATATGCTTCTGCTACAGGCTCTTTTTTCAACAGTGGGCCATACGCAGGATTTTTGATTGCGAGTACACCTTTTTCTATTCTCGTCGCCTTCAAAGGCATGACAAAAAATACCTTGTTTGAAAATACATGGAAAAGATACATTGCGTTGGGGATTTGTTATCTACTGCTTTTTTGTATACTTCTAATTGTTCCCAGTTTGGGGTCGCGTGCTTCGCTCATAGGATTGATTGCAATTTTTGCATTAATTTATAGAAACGATATCAAAACTTACTTTTTCGAAGGCAAATACAAAAAAATAATTTTGTGTTTGGCATTAGCGTTGGGCGTACTTTCTTTTTCCGCCGTTCTTTATTTTAAAAGTGGTTCTACCGTCGGAAGAGCGATGATTTTAAAAAACTCTTTCAATATGTTTTTGGATAGTCCCGTCTGGGGCGTGGGTTTGGGGGAATTCAAAAATAATTACATGCTTTATCAAGCTGAGGGGTTTAGTAGAGAAAGTTTGCTCAACTCGAAAGAAAGTGCTGATAATGTTGTTTACGCATTTAATGACCCGCTTCAGTTTATCGTTGAAAATGGAATTATTATCGGATTTGTTGTCCTTTTTTGGATACTCGGTATATTAAAAAACAACGATCATTCTGATTTTTTTGTACTGGTTTCTTTTCTGGGGGCTATCACTATCTTGGTCTTTTCACTTTTTTCCTACGTGTCTGATATCTTACCGCTTAAGCTACTTCTTTTGTTTTATTTGACTTCTTTAATAAACGTTAAAAGTCAATTAAAATGGATGATAGATATTTGCAAAGTAAAAAAGATAATTGTTCCATTCACCGCAATTCTAATTGTTGGTACGGGAACATTATTATATTTTACTGTTTTATATCGACAGACTTTTAAGGTTTGGGAAGCAGCAAAGAAAAAGTATCAGTATGGATTTTACGCTGAGGCGGCCGCTAATTATAAAATGTTATTATCTGACCTTGATGAAAATCCTAGGTTTCTGACAGAGTACGGTAAATGTGCATATTTTTTAAAAGATTATGATCTTTCTGTGCAACTATTGGAGAAAGCTAGGAGTTATACTTCCAATACGGTAATTGAAACTTCCCTAGGTGATGTTTACAAGGCGTTGAAAAGGTACTCAGAAGCTGAACAATGCTATTTATTAGCGCTAAAGATGAGGCCTCACAGCTTCTATAATGCTTACCTGTTGCTTGACTTAAGCCAATCAATTGGTGACGTGAAAAAATCTAAGAAATATGCTAGTATTATTCTTGATACGCCTGTAAAGATATCCTCACCGGCGGTCAAAGAGATTCGAAATCGAGCTATATCAATAATTGACACTAAAAATAATTAG